The following proteins come from a genomic window of Edaphobacter sp. 4G125:
- a CDS encoding phage holin family protein translates to MRWLLHWILNAVALLIVSHFVQGFEISGFVSALIAVIVIGLLNATLGLLLKFVTLPLGILSFGLFFLVINAVVLWFSSKFVPGFAVTGFKAAFLGALALALIQILFGFIGLRGGRSES, encoded by the coding sequence ATGCGTTGGTTACTGCACTGGATCCTAAATGCCGTTGCGCTCCTGATCGTCTCTCATTTTGTTCAGGGATTTGAAATCAGCGGATTCGTCTCGGCGTTGATCGCTGTCATCGTGATTGGACTATTGAACGCGACACTGGGCCTGTTGCTGAAGTTTGTCACTCTGCCGCTGGGCATTCTGAGCTTCGGATTGTTCTTCCTGGTAATCAATGCCGTCGTGCTCTGGTTCTCAAGCAAGTTCGTCCCCGGCTTTGCAGTGACGGGATTCAAGGCAGCGTTTCTCGGCGCGCTAGCCCTGGCGTTGATTCAGATCCTTTTTGGCTTCATCGGGCTCCGCGGAGGACGTTCCGAGTCTTAA
- a CDS encoding pyridoxamine 5'-phosphate oxidase family protein, translating into MGKMFSAIEPAHREFIERQHIFFNASAAQQGRVNVSPRDVASLRILDDHTVIYLDRTGSGNETAAHLIADGRLTLMFCAFEGAPLVMRLYGKGRIIARRSPEYLSLLAAHYGNIEAPGARQIVHLTVDSIQTSCGMKVPFYDYVGERDQLDRWATVKGESALEEYRRQKNSVSIDGLPTGLV; encoded by the coding sequence ATGGGCAAAATGTTTTCTGCCATTGAACCGGCCCATCGTGAGTTCATTGAGCGCCAGCACATCTTCTTCAACGCTTCGGCCGCGCAGCAGGGACGGGTAAACGTCTCTCCTCGCGATGTGGCTTCACTGCGCATACTCGATGACCATACGGTGATCTATCTCGATCGCACCGGAAGCGGCAATGAGACGGCGGCGCATCTGATTGCCGACGGGCGCCTGACACTCATGTTCTGTGCTTTTGAGGGTGCACCACTGGTCATGCGGCTCTACGGCAAGGGACGGATCATCGCTCGTCGTAGCCCGGAATATCTCTCGCTGCTTGCAGCACACTACGGCAACATTGAGGCACCCGGAGCTCGTCAGATTGTGCACCTGACGGTCGACTCCATCCAGACCTCGTGCGGCATGAAGGTCCCCTTCTACGACTACGTAGGCGAGCGCGACCAGCTCGATCGCTGGGCTACGGTCAAAGGCGAGTCCGCACTTGAAGAATATCGACGGCAGAAGAACAGCGTGAGTATCGATGGACTACCCACAGGGCTCGTATAG
- the pheS gene encoding phenylalanine--tRNA ligase subunit alpha — protein sequence MTDTIPQLNSYDPSALDQAFATLSEEVRQQSGSLKTSEEQEAFRLHWLGRKQGRLKLISEAWLKSAPAEARKPLGMQFNQLKQQIEQALEALAATKSSATVQGIDISLPGSARRPGIPHPLLSTMHEVVRVFHQLGYSTNLGPQVESDFYNFEALNFPPNHPARDTQDTLQIAGQQVRPSRDRLLMRTHTSPVQIRTMIAQTPPVRIVIPGKVHRNDAADATHSPIFHQIEGLCVDTNITFSDLKGTLDHAMKALFGSAVKTRFFPSFFPFTEPSADVQISCIFCGGSGCRKCKHSGWIELLGCGMVDPAVFAAVTAERRKIDPADDAYNPARISGFAFGMGVERIAMMLHGVSDIGHFYSGDMRFLEQFA from the coding sequence ATGACAGACACCATTCCTCAGCTGAACAGCTACGACCCCTCCGCCCTCGATCAAGCCTTTGCCACCCTCTCGGAAGAAGTTCGCCAGCAGAGTGGCTCACTGAAGACTTCCGAGGAGCAGGAGGCATTTCGTCTCCACTGGCTTGGCCGCAAGCAGGGCCGCCTGAAGCTGATCTCCGAGGCATGGCTCAAGTCCGCACCTGCCGAGGCACGTAAACCGCTCGGCATGCAATTCAACCAGCTCAAACAGCAAATCGAGCAGGCGCTGGAAGCGCTCGCCGCTACCAAGTCCTCCGCTACGGTGCAAGGGATTGATATCTCTCTCCCCGGCAGCGCGCGTCGTCCGGGAATCCCGCATCCGCTGCTCAGCACTATGCACGAGGTGGTGCGGGTCTTTCACCAGCTCGGATACTCGACCAATCTAGGCCCGCAGGTCGAGAGCGATTTCTATAACTTTGAGGCTCTCAACTTCCCGCCTAACCATCCGGCGCGCGACACCCAGGACACGCTTCAGATCGCTGGCCAGCAGGTCCGGCCTTCGCGTGATCGCCTGCTGATGCGGACCCACACTTCGCCGGTGCAGATCCGCACTATGATCGCGCAGACTCCGCCCGTGCGCATTGTGATCCCGGGCAAGGTCCATCGCAATGATGCCGCCGACGCCACCCACTCGCCGATCTTCCACCAGATCGAAGGGCTTTGCGTCGATACCAATATCACCTTCTCGGACCTGAAAGGGACGCTCGATCACGCCATGAAGGCGCTCTTTGGTTCCGCGGTTAAGACCCGCTTTTTCCCCAGCTTCTTCCCCTTTACGGAACCTTCGGCAGACGTACAGATCTCCTGCATTTTCTGCGGAGGTTCAGGCTGCAGAAAGTGCAAGCACTCCGGTTGGATTGAGCTGCTGGGCTGCGGCATGGTTGACCCAGCGGTCTTTGCCGCTGTCACGGCAGAGCGTCGCAAAATTGACCCAGCCGATGATGCCTACAATCCAGCCAGGATCTCAGGCTTTGCCTTCGGTATGGGCGTCGAACGCATCGCCATGATGCTCCACGGAGTCTCAGACATCGGTCACTTCTATTCCGGAGACATGCGATTCCTGGAGCAGTTTGCATAA
- the pheT gene encoding phenylalanine--tRNA ligase subunit beta, translated as MKVLTSWLRHYLPTLTVTDRQLADDLTLRGIAVEGVHPLGEGNGHLFEMDITTNRVDAMNHYGIAREAATIYGLPLEPLHPRLPVGTLVDKPFPVRIADDARGLCGRFTAQVLRNVNIAPSTGLIAEYFALLGQKQISNAVDASNFTLLGMGHPTHAFDLDKIEGGIVVRLARKGEKLRLLDGTERTLEADDLVVADEKKALALAGVMGGWDSMITPETKNILVEAAWFDPATVRRSSRRHLLHTDASHRFERGADFNAAPLANALVSQLILQGGGSVEGELVDLIDSEVAVRTADRPSIELSVAEVRRHLGTTLDPEGITSEIVSRFLTSLGCELVLHGLDLYLVKLPSWRLDLEREIDLVEEIARVYGYNRFANTLPTALPVTDYSSAAAERAIRRRLLELGFSEAVSSTFAGQQDAALFYESSVTNTKKKTVAMENPLSEEASLLRPSLVPGMLAMLAHNLNRDVQEVRLFEQGEVFTGTAAPDAGWISEVHEAPQLSLGITTASPSPSNLYPASDAPIFELKGIIESLVSLFAPPGGAAALTFTANGTPSWLEPGRGAVALLDNQPLASFGELATTERESRKLRQPVYLAQIDLARLYELPLRRATSHDLSRFQAVERDFSFVLPDTVQWHTVAAAVDALAVPEMQSRTPVEIWRDPKKHPGVYSLLLRTVFQSHERTLRDEELSGWSQRIIDALTALGGVLRA; from the coding sequence ATGAAAGTTCTTACAAGCTGGCTGCGCCATTATCTCCCCACCCTTACCGTCACTGATCGGCAACTTGCCGACGACCTCACCCTGCGCGGCATCGCCGTCGAAGGTGTGCATCCTCTGGGAGAAGGCAACGGCCATCTGTTCGAGATGGATATCACCACCAACCGCGTCGACGCCATGAACCACTACGGCATCGCCCGCGAGGCTGCGACCATCTATGGTCTTCCTCTCGAACCTCTGCATCCCAGGCTGCCCGTCGGCACGCTGGTGGATAAGCCATTCCCGGTCCGTATCGCGGATGACGCTCGCGGACTCTGCGGTCGTTTTACTGCGCAGGTCCTGCGCAACGTCAACATTGCACCCAGCACTGGGCTCATCGCCGAGTACTTCGCCCTCCTCGGCCAGAAGCAGATCTCGAACGCGGTCGACGCCTCGAACTTCACCCTGCTTGGCATGGGACACCCCACTCATGCCTTCGACCTGGACAAGATTGAAGGCGGCATCGTTGTCCGCCTCGCGCGCAAGGGAGAGAAGCTACGTTTGCTCGATGGAACCGAGCGCACCCTTGAGGCCGACGATCTCGTCGTCGCCGACGAGAAGAAGGCCCTCGCGCTGGCAGGAGTCATGGGCGGTTGGGACTCGATGATTACTCCCGAGACGAAGAACATCCTCGTCGAGGCCGCGTGGTTCGATCCCGCAACCGTTCGCCGCAGCTCGCGCCGGCACCTGTTGCATACCGATGCCAGCCATCGCTTCGAGCGCGGAGCCGACTTTAACGCCGCTCCTCTCGCGAATGCCCTCGTATCGCAGCTCATCCTTCAAGGCGGCGGCTCGGTCGAAGGCGAGTTGGTGGACCTGATCGATTCTGAAGTCGCCGTACGCACCGCCGATCGTCCATCCATCGAGCTTTCGGTTGCTGAGGTCAGACGTCATCTCGGTACCACCCTTGATCCCGAGGGCATCACCAGCGAGATCGTCTCCCGTTTCCTCACCTCGCTTGGCTGTGAACTGGTTCTGCACGGGCTTGATCTCTACTTGGTGAAGCTGCCCTCCTGGCGTCTCGATCTGGAACGCGAGATCGATCTCGTCGAAGAGATCGCCCGTGTCTACGGCTACAACCGTTTTGCCAATACGCTGCCCACGGCGCTGCCGGTCACGGACTATTCTTCTGCCGCCGCCGAGCGCGCAATCCGACGCAGGCTGCTCGAGCTTGGTTTCAGCGAGGCGGTCTCCAGCACCTTTGCTGGTCAGCAGGACGCCGCGCTCTTCTACGAGTCCAGCGTTACGAACACTAAGAAGAAGACCGTTGCAATGGAAAATCCTCTCTCAGAAGAGGCATCGTTGCTGCGTCCCTCGCTTGTTCCCGGCATGCTCGCCATGCTGGCACATAATCTCAATCGCGACGTTCAAGAGGTTCGCCTCTTCGAGCAGGGCGAAGTCTTCACCGGCACCGCCGCGCCTGATGCTGGCTGGATCTCCGAGGTCCACGAGGCTCCGCAGCTCTCGCTCGGCATTACCACCGCGTCGCCCTCTCCCAGCAACCTCTACCCCGCCTCCGACGCGCCCATCTTCGAGCTCAAGGGCATCATCGAATCGCTGGTTTCCCTCTTCGCGCCTCCCGGAGGGGCCGCTGCTCTCACATTTACAGCCAACGGAACTCCTTCGTGGCTCGAACCCGGCCGTGGCGCTGTGGCCCTGCTCGACAATCAGCCGCTGGCCAGCTTCGGTGAACTGGCTACGACCGAGCGCGAATCCCGCAAGCTGCGCCAGCCGGTCTACCTCGCGCAGATTGATCTCGCCCGCCTCTACGAGCTTCCTCTTCGCCGCGCCACCTCGCACGATCTCTCGCGCTTCCAGGCCGTCGAGCGCGATTTTTCCTTTGTCCTTCCCGATACTGTCCAGTGGCACACCGTTGCTGCTGCGGTCGACGCTCTTGCCGTTCCCGAGATGCAGAGCCGCACGCCGGTCGAGATCTGGCGCGACCCGAAGAAACATCCCGGTGTCTATTCGCTGCTGTTGCGTACGGTCTTCCAGTCGCATGAGCGTACGCTGCGCGACGAGGAATTGTCCGGCTGGTCGCAGCGAATCATCGATGCCCTGACTGCCCTTGGCGGAGTCCTGCGCGCCTAA
- a CDS encoding UbiA family prenyltransferase produces the protein MAYSDSVLSSTIQSALCVDLDGTLVKSDTLVDSALALARYRPEMLLRIPGWLFQGKAALKRHITSAVSLDVTHLPYNRELLQYLEQQHAIGRQIYLATAADSALAQRVADHLGLFDGVLASDGVLNLAGSNKLAAFRQAFGENFCYIGNALPDLTLLENCQYPMVANPTRGLRSALRKARITPAHTFLEKASPIKAWMKAIRIHQWAKNILLFLPMLLAHALRPALMVAAVLAFFAFGFCASGTYIINDLLDIEADRQHPRKRRRPFASGDLSAISGIAVVILFLVISVAIAIALPHVLSRLAPDLALKRPYHFLTWLGIYAVTTLAYSLRLKRAVLVDVIVLSGLYTIRILAGSAATGVEASAWLGSFSIFFFLSLAFVKRFAELGNLRERGGATAKGRGYHITDVEQLRSFGSASGYVSVAVLTLYISNLDAAQLYSHTKRLWLLIPVLLLWISRLWLKASRGQLNEDPVVYAITDSRSLLLGAIVIAIVLSAL, from the coding sequence TTGGCCTATTCCGATTCTGTTCTTAGTTCAACAATTCAATCCGCTTTATGTGTCGATCTCGATGGCACCCTGGTCAAGTCGGATACGTTAGTGGACTCGGCGCTGGCGCTGGCGAGATATCGACCGGAGATGCTGCTCCGGATCCCCGGATGGCTGTTTCAGGGCAAAGCCGCCCTCAAGCGGCACATCACCTCGGCTGTCTCCTTAGATGTCACGCACCTTCCCTACAACCGGGAATTACTACAATATCTTGAACAGCAACATGCGATCGGCCGCCAGATTTACTTAGCAACTGCCGCCGACTCGGCGCTGGCCCAGAGGGTCGCCGATCATCTAGGTCTCTTTGATGGCGTTTTGGCTTCGGATGGTGTCCTGAATCTCGCCGGTTCGAATAAATTGGCCGCCTTCCGGCAGGCTTTCGGGGAGAACTTCTGCTATATCGGCAATGCCCTCCCCGACCTCACCCTGCTCGAGAACTGCCAGTATCCGATGGTCGCGAACCCCACGCGGGGTCTTCGCTCTGCCCTGCGCAAGGCCCGCATTACTCCGGCCCACACCTTCCTCGAAAAAGCCTCGCCCATCAAGGCATGGATGAAGGCCATTCGGATTCATCAGTGGGCGAAGAACATCCTGCTTTTCCTGCCCATGCTGTTGGCTCATGCGCTGCGACCGGCACTCATGGTTGCGGCCGTTCTGGCCTTCTTTGCCTTCGGCTTTTGCGCCTCGGGCACCTACATCATCAACGATCTATTGGACATCGAAGCCGACCGGCAGCATCCCCGCAAGCGCCGTCGACCCTTTGCCTCCGGAGACCTTTCGGCCATCTCAGGAATCGCCGTTGTGATCCTGTTCCTGGTCATCTCGGTTGCAATTGCGATTGCGTTACCTCATGTGCTGTCGCGGTTGGCTCCAGATCTCGCGCTGAAGAGGCCCTACCACTTTTTGACCTGGCTCGGAATCTACGCTGTCACTACGCTGGCCTACTCACTTCGCCTGAAGCGGGCCGTGCTGGTCGACGTTATCGTGCTCTCCGGCCTCTACACCATCCGCATTCTGGCCGGCTCGGCTGCAACTGGAGTAGAGGCTTCGGCCTGGCTGGGCAGTTTCAGCATCTTCTTCTTCCTCTCATTGGCTTTCGTCAAGCGATTCGCTGAGCTTGGAAACCTGCGTGAGCGCGGAGGAGCCACAGCCAAGGGACGCGGCTACCACATTACCGACGTAGAGCAGCTCCGCAGCTTTGGTTCAGCATCCGGTTATGTCTCGGTCGCGGTGTTGACGTTATACATTTCAAACCTCGACGCTGCCCAGCTCTACAGCCACACCAAACGGTTGTGGTTGCTGATTCCCGTGCTTCTGCTCTGGATCAGCCGCTTGTGGCTCAAGGCATCGCGAGGTCAGCTGAATGAAGATCCGGTGGTCTATGCCATTACCGACAGCCGCAGCCTTCTGCTCGGCGCCATAGTCATCGCTATCGTGTTATCAGCCCTGTAA
- a CDS encoding bestrophin-like domain, protein MESLLNYPRLVFLISFFVLWLAAWIGGWLQQRRRLDEDLRTDFNLIQGATLTLLGLIIGFSFSMAIGRYDQRKTYEEAEANAIGTEYVRADLLPQADANRIRDLLRRYTDLRIAFYETRDHEELKKIALERASVQDQLWQAVVRPVTAQPSPLTTLAVAGMNDVINSQGYTQAAWWNRIPESAWGLMFLIAIFANGLLGYGAKRLQPKLFIVLPLVVSISFFLIADIDSPRRGVIRVHPQNLESLRDSLR, encoded by the coding sequence ATGGAGTCGCTCTTGAACTATCCACGTCTGGTCTTTTTGATCTCGTTTTTCGTCCTCTGGCTGGCAGCCTGGATCGGTGGCTGGCTGCAACAGAGGCGGAGGCTCGATGAGGATCTGCGTACAGATTTCAACCTCATTCAGGGAGCGACGCTGACCCTGCTGGGCCTGATTATCGGCTTCAGTTTTTCGATGGCAATTGGCCGTTACGACCAGCGCAAAACCTACGAAGAGGCCGAGGCTAATGCCATTGGGACAGAGTATGTCCGCGCAGACCTACTACCGCAAGCAGACGCGAACCGGATTCGAGATCTTCTTCGAAGATACACAGACCTCCGCATCGCCTTCTATGAGACGCGAGACCACGAGGAGCTGAAGAAGATCGCTCTCGAGAGAGCCTCGGTCCAAGACCAGCTGTGGCAGGCAGTGGTTCGTCCGGTGACCGCCCAACCATCTCCTCTGACCACGCTTGCTGTTGCTGGAATGAACGACGTAATCAATTCGCAGGGCTACACACAGGCAGCGTGGTGGAACAGGATTCCGGAGTCTGCCTGGGGGCTGATGTTTTTGATTGCTATCTTCGCAAATGGGCTGCTCGGTTATGGAGCGAAGCGGCTCCAGCCAAAGTTGTTTATCGTGCTCCCATTGGTGGTTTCGATCTCGTTCTTCCTGATCGCCGATATCGACAGCCCTCGCCGCGGGGTGATTCGTGTGCACCCGCAGAATCTTGAGAGTTTGCGAGATAGCTTGCGGTAA
- a CDS encoding cell division protein ZapA → MEYNSSQTVAPPTQPENLPESRAIAVEIYDQIYRLRGTDPAYIERLAQVVDAKMRAVSSMGNTVDSLRVAVLAALNICDELETLRQRYEALAGSLTVSQVTLRSRAGSLAGMLDEILEDRKVG, encoded by the coding sequence ATGGAATACAACTCCTCCCAGACTGTTGCCCCACCCACTCAGCCAGAAAACCTGCCGGAGAGCAGGGCGATCGCCGTCGAGATCTACGACCAGATCTATCGTCTGCGTGGAACCGACCCCGCTTATATTGAGCGACTTGCCCAGGTCGTCGATGCCAAGATGCGGGCCGTCTCTTCCATGGGCAACACGGTCGACTCGCTTCGTGTCGCCGTTCTTGCCGCTCTCAATATCTGTGACGAGCTCGAAACCCTTCGTCAGCGTTACGAGGCTCTCGCCGGAAGTCTCACGGTCTCACAGGTGACGTTACGCTCCCGTGCCGGTTCATTGGCAGGAATGCTTGACGAAATTCTCGAAGATCGTAAGGTCGGTTGA
- a CDS encoding nuclear transport factor 2 family protein, whose protein sequence is MGRFSVVVALVFAAVLSAPLNAQSIPSLDTIKTDAELTRAITALDKQLFDGFNTCDLDKMKALVSEDLEFYHDKTGLAVGRQVFLDAVRNNICGKVQRELVAGSLEIYPIKDYGAVEIGVHRFTHPWKQDHGEVGEAKFIHLWQYRDGAWKVTRVISFDHHGAK, encoded by the coding sequence ATGGGTAGATTCTCTGTTGTAGTTGCTCTTGTCTTCGCTGCTGTTTTGTCGGCTCCATTGAACGCACAAAGTATCCCATCGCTGGATACCATCAAGACGGATGCTGAGCTTACTCGCGCCATCACCGCGCTCGATAAACAGCTCTTCGATGGTTTCAACACGTGCGATCTCGACAAGATGAAAGCTCTGGTTTCCGAGGACCTTGAGTTCTACCATGACAAGACCGGGCTGGCCGTGGGGCGACAGGTCTTTCTTGATGCTGTCCGGAACAACATCTGCGGCAAGGTGCAACGGGAGCTGGTAGCCGGATCGCTTGAGATCTATCCGATTAAAGACTATGGCGCCGTTGAGATCGGCGTACATCGCTTCACGCATCCGTGGAAACAAGACCACGGCGAAGTGGGAGAAGCAAAATTTATCCACCTCTGGCAGTACAGGGATGGTGCCTGGAAGGTCACGCGCGTAATCAGCTTCGACCATCATGGAGCGAAGTGA
- a CDS encoding amidase — protein sequence MRRGICVFAVALAMGAMPVWTQDPSHDSSMMDRDLMEVSVPQIEALYAAHKYTVTQVTQWYLDRINRYDGTYRALLHVDREGALRRAAEEDAAPKIAKHGVLWGVPIVIKTNTSVKGLVTSAGWEGYLKPGEELVAPRDAVVVERLKEAGAVILGQTNMPDFAASDTNISTAGGRTGDAYDVRYSPGGSSGGTATALAANFAVVGTGTDTANSIRQPAANNSLVGFLPSRGLTSIAGIHPLDWLRDNTGPLARDVTSAAITLDVMQAEDPLDKWTEGATKKAEARPYTQYLKKGALKGKRFGVPWFVLEGSPSIYGTGPDAPPNSGAVSSETRAAFMKAVEQLKAAGATVIIDKEILPESFFMVIRSVNTRPYRREGVDNFLRDFGPPQYHSVAEYEKAIGDAFPAYMIGGTRTGNEVMPQRLLESDPEAEANYYGPQRKALEIYEQTRRKWKLDGFVYPALQIPTYDETVPGASTAGPYSETGWVNRIGVPAVSLPGGFYADGLPFGLEISGVRWKDGDLFGYAYAYEQATHNRRLPKLVEGAKK from the coding sequence ATGAGGCGAGGGATCTGTGTGTTTGCTGTGGCGTTGGCGATGGGTGCAATGCCGGTGTGGACTCAGGATCCCTCGCATGACTCATCGATGATGGACCGCGACCTGATGGAGGTCTCGGTGCCGCAGATCGAAGCTCTCTATGCAGCACATAAGTACACCGTTACCCAGGTGACCCAGTGGTATCTGGACCGGATCAACCGCTACGACGGTACTTATCGGGCCCTGCTGCATGTCGATCGCGAGGGAGCGCTGCGCCGCGCCGCGGAAGAGGATGCTGCGCCGAAGATTGCGAAACATGGTGTGTTGTGGGGAGTGCCCATTGTGATTAAGACAAACACCAGCGTCAAAGGCCTGGTGACGAGCGCAGGGTGGGAGGGCTACCTGAAGCCAGGCGAGGAACTCGTCGCCCCTCGCGATGCCGTCGTAGTGGAGCGTCTAAAAGAGGCGGGCGCGGTGATTCTGGGGCAGACCAACATGCCGGACTTCGCGGCGAGCGACACGAATATCAGTACAGCCGGAGGGCGCACGGGCGATGCGTACGATGTGCGGTACTCTCCGGGCGGATCGTCGGGTGGAACAGCGACTGCTTTGGCGGCGAACTTCGCGGTCGTAGGTACGGGGACAGATACAGCGAACTCAATCCGTCAGCCTGCGGCGAATAATAGCCTGGTCGGATTTCTGCCGTCTCGGGGGTTAACCAGCATCGCCGGGATTCATCCGCTGGACTGGCTGCGCGACAATACCGGTCCGCTAGCTCGCGATGTAACCAGCGCAGCTATTACGCTCGACGTGATGCAGGCCGAAGATCCGCTGGACAAGTGGACCGAAGGCGCGACGAAAAAGGCTGAGGCTCGGCCTTATACGCAATACCTGAAGAAAGGCGCGTTGAAGGGTAAGCGATTCGGTGTGCCCTGGTTTGTGCTGGAAGGCTCGCCAAGTATCTATGGAACCGGGCCTGATGCTCCTCCCAACAGCGGTGCAGTCTCTTCGGAAACGCGTGCAGCTTTCATGAAGGCAGTGGAACAACTAAAGGCCGCTGGAGCAACGGTCATCATCGACAAAGAGATCCTGCCGGAGAGCTTCTTTATGGTGATTCGCTCGGTGAATACGCGGCCTTATCGCAGAGAGGGCGTAGACAACTTTCTGCGTGACTTTGGACCGCCGCAGTACCACTCCGTTGCCGAATATGAGAAGGCTATTGGAGATGCATTCCCGGCTTACATGATCGGCGGTACGAGGACTGGCAATGAGGTGATGCCACAGAGATTGCTTGAGAGCGATCCTGAGGCTGAGGCAAATTATTACGGCCCTCAGCGCAAGGCGCTCGAGATCTACGAACAGACACGAAGGAAATGGAAGCTGGATGGCTTCGTGTATCCCGCTCTACAGATCCCGACATATGACGAAACCGTTCCCGGAGCTTCTACGGCTGGTCCTTACAGCGAGACGGGATGGGTCAATCGCATCGGAGTTCCGGCGGTTTCGCTTCCGGGAGGCTTCTATGCCGATGGGCTTCCCTTCGGGTTGGAGATCTCCGGCGTGCGCTGGAAGGATGGCGACCTGTTCGGGTACGCCTATGCTTACGAACAAGCGACCCATAACCGCAGGCTTCCGAAGCTGGTGGAGGGAGCAAAGAAGTAG
- a CDS encoding class I SAM-dependent methyltransferase — MSIGAKWEAVYSTRAADEVSWFRPHLETSLELINRFAGGSSAAIIDVGGGEATLADDLLQQGFQNLTVLDISKTALEVARKRIGSAADRVHWIVSDITEVNPPASAYDLWHDRAVFHFLTMPEARKAYIERATSAIKAGGHLVLSTFGPNGPTKCSGLDVMRYSPEALQALLAPAFRLVADLTEIHTTPAGAEQQFTYGVFQKS, encoded by the coding sequence ATGAGCATCGGCGCAAAGTGGGAGGCAGTCTACAGCACTAGGGCTGCAGACGAGGTCAGCTGGTTTCGGCCACACCTCGAAACCTCTCTGGAGTTGATTAACCGCTTTGCGGGTGGTTCTTCTGCAGCAATCATCGATGTGGGCGGCGGCGAAGCCACTCTGGCCGACGACCTCCTGCAGCAGGGATTCCAGAACCTCACCGTACTGGATATCTCAAAGACCGCACTTGAGGTGGCCAGAAAACGAATCGGATCTGCCGCAGATCGTGTGCATTGGATCGTCAGCGATATTACAGAAGTCAATCCGCCTGCATCTGCGTATGACCTTTGGCACGACCGCGCAGTCTTTCATTTCCTGACCATGCCCGAAGCGCGAAAAGCCTATATCGAAAGGGCCACTTCCGCGATCAAGGCGGGTGGACATCTGGTTCTGAGTACCTTTGGTCCCAATGGTCCCACGAAATGCAGTGGACTGGATGTGATGCGTTACAGTCCTGAAGCTCTACAGGCCTTGCTGGCTCCAGCGTTTCGTCTTGTCGCAGATCTGACCGAGATCCACACCACTCCCGCAGGCGCCGAACAGCAGTTCACGTATGGCGTGTTTCAGAAAAGCTGA